In the genome of Pseudomonas sp. P5_109, one region contains:
- a CDS encoding twin transmembrane helix small protein — protein MLKAAIVLMLIATVVSLFSGLFFLVKDDSHSNRLVIALSVRVTLAAITLGLITWGFFSGQLVSHAPW, from the coding sequence ATGCTCAAAGCAGCCATCGTCCTGATGCTGATTGCCACGGTTGTCAGCCTGTTCAGCGGCCTGTTTTTTCTGGTCAAGGACGACAGCCACTCAAACCGCCTCGTCATTGCCTTGAGTGTACGTGTCACTCTGGCCGCCATTACCCTGGGTCTGATCACCTGGGGTTTTTTCAGCGGCCAGCTGGTTTCTCATGCCCCCTGGTAG
- a CDS encoding cytochrome c oxidase subunit 3, producing the protein MATHEHYYVPAQSKWPIIATLGMVTTVYGLATWFNDLKAARPESHGPLIFFIGGLMVAYMLFGWFGTVIKESRGGLYSAQMDRSFRWGMSWFIFSEVMFFIAFFGALFYVRHVSGPALGGEGTKGIAHMLWPNFEFVWPLLNNPDSKLFPSPKEVISPWGLPLLNTVLLVSSSVTVTIAHHALKKGHRGALKLWLALTVLLGCAFLTFQAEEYMHAYHELGLTLGSGIYGATFFMLTGFHGAHVTIGTIILFVMLMRVMRGHFDSEHQFGFEAASWYWHFVDVVWIGLFVFVYVL; encoded by the coding sequence ATGGCAACTCATGAACATTATTACGTTCCCGCCCAGAGCAAATGGCCGATCATCGCCACGCTCGGCATGGTCACTACCGTCTACGGCCTGGCCACCTGGTTCAACGATCTGAAAGCGGCGCGCCCGGAATCCCACGGGCCGCTGATTTTTTTCATCGGCGGGCTGATGGTGGCCTACATGCTGTTCGGCTGGTTCGGTACGGTGATCAAGGAAAGTCGTGGCGGCTTGTACAGCGCACAGATGGATCGCTCGTTCCGCTGGGGCATGAGCTGGTTCATTTTCTCGGAGGTGATGTTCTTCATCGCCTTTTTTGGCGCACTGTTTTATGTACGTCACGTCTCTGGTCCGGCGCTCGGTGGTGAGGGCACAAAAGGCATCGCGCACATGCTGTGGCCGAACTTCGAATTCGTCTGGCCGCTGCTGAATAACCCGGACTCGAAATTGTTTCCGTCGCCCAAGGAAGTCATTAGCCCCTGGGGCCTGCCGCTGCTCAACACCGTGTTGCTGGTGAGCTCCAGCGTGACCGTGACCATCGCTCACCATGCCTTGAAAAAGGGCCATCGCGGTGCACTCAAGCTGTGGCTGGCGCTCACCGTACTGCTGGGCTGTGCGTTCCTCACCTTCCAGGCCGAAGAGTACATGCACGCCTACCACGAGCTGGGCCTGACCCTGGGTTCGGGCATCTACGGCGCGACGTTCTTCATGCTCACCGGGTTCCACGGCGCCCACGTGACCATCGGCACCATCATCCTGTTCGTGATGCTGATGCGGGTCATGCGCGGGCACTTCGACAGCGAGCACCAGTTCGGCTTCGAAGCGGCGAGCTGGTACTGGCACTTCGTGGATGTGGTGTGGATCGGGTTGTTCGTTTTCGTCTACGTGCTGTAG
- a CDS encoding SURF1 family protein has translation MKCFRPGIVPTLVVGLLLPLLVSLGFWQLSRGAEKSALLQNYAERRAAEPMASTELQSITDPAFRRVRLHGQFDAEHSLLLDNSQRNGRVGVELLQPFHDQATGLWLLVNRGWLPWPERRTPPQFTTPAEAVSLDAWVYVSPGATFQLHADPTTSTWPKLITAVEPASLWRTLNREGFAYELRAETGTATYQADWPVVAMGPEKHIAYAVQWFAMAIALFGLYLYLGWHNAKEKHHGSGHESTQHV, from the coding sequence ATGAAGTGCTTTCGGCCGGGTATCGTGCCAACGCTGGTAGTGGGGCTGTTGCTGCCGCTGCTGGTGTCCCTGGGGTTCTGGCAATTGAGCCGGGGCGCGGAGAAAAGCGCGCTGCTGCAAAACTATGCCGAACGCCGCGCCGCCGAGCCGATGGCCAGCACCGAGCTGCAGAGCATCACCGATCCGGCCTTCCGCCGGGTACGTTTGCATGGCCAGTTCGATGCCGAACACAGCCTGCTGCTGGACAATAGCCAGCGCAACGGCCGGGTCGGCGTCGAGTTGTTGCAACCGTTTCATGATCAGGCCACCGGGCTTTGGCTGTTGGTCAATCGCGGCTGGCTGCCATGGCCGGAACGCCGCACACCCCCACAATTCACAACCCCTGCCGAGGCAGTCAGCCTCGACGCGTGGGTCTACGTTTCTCCCGGCGCGACGTTCCAATTACACGCAGATCCGACGACGTCGACATGGCCGAAGCTGATTACGGCCGTCGAACCGGCCAGCCTCTGGAGGACGCTGAACCGCGAAGGCTTTGCCTACGAACTACGCGCCGAAACCGGCACGGCCACCTATCAGGCCGACTGGCCAGTAGTCGCCATGGGTCCGGAAAAACACATCGCTTATGCCGTGCAGTGGTTCGCCATGGCGATCGCCCTGTTCGGTCTTTATCTCTATCTCGGCTGGCACAACGCAAAGGAGAAACACCATGGGAGCGGCCATGAATCCACCCAGCATGTCTGA